The following are from one region of the Haloactinomyces albus genome:
- a CDS encoding TerC family protein, whose amino-acid sequence MGAETNVLAQNVAQAQSDTLNVPWWVWLVTLGGLAVLLLLDLVIVDRKPHEVTTGEAGKWVAFYIGCAILFGVGVWFFGSYHFAVEYFTGYITEYSLSVDNLFIFMVIMSSFAVPSVHQHRVLLIGILLALVMRGIFIAVGAQLINNFVWVFFIFGAFLLWTAVSMVRKKDEDEEYKENAVVRWVRKAYPVTDEYHGTKMTVKIEGKRWLTPMAVVIVAIGSADLLFAVDSIPAIFGITQDPFLVFAANAFALMGLRQLYFLLGGLVDKLVYLSVGLAAILGFIGIKLVIHALHAYHLVPDWLEIGNFLSLGVIVVILAITTVASLAKSKKDVQATSGG is encoded by the coding sequence ATGGGTGCCGAGACGAACGTGCTGGCGCAGAATGTGGCGCAAGCCCAGTCGGACACGTTGAATGTACCGTGGTGGGTGTGGTTGGTCACACTCGGCGGTCTGGCCGTACTTCTGTTGCTGGACCTGGTCATCGTCGACCGCAAGCCACACGAGGTGACGACCGGGGAGGCCGGCAAGTGGGTGGCCTTCTACATCGGTTGCGCGATCCTGTTCGGTGTCGGAGTCTGGTTCTTCGGCAGTTACCACTTCGCCGTCGAGTATTTCACCGGCTACATCACCGAGTACTCGTTGAGCGTGGACAACCTGTTCATCTTCATGGTGATCATGTCCAGCTTCGCGGTGCCCTCGGTTCACCAGCATCGGGTGCTGCTGATCGGCATCCTGCTCGCGCTGGTCATGCGCGGTATTTTCATCGCCGTCGGCGCCCAGTTGATCAATAATTTCGTCTGGGTCTTTTTCATCTTCGGAGCTTTCCTCCTCTGGACCGCGGTCAGCATGGTCCGGAAGAAGGACGAGGACGAGGAGTACAAGGAGAACGCGGTCGTGCGCTGGGTGCGCAAGGCGTACCCGGTGACCGATGAGTACCACGGCACGAAGATGACGGTGAAGATCGAGGGTAAGCGCTGGCTGACCCCGATGGCCGTGGTCATCGTCGCGATCGGCAGCGCCGACCTGCTGTTCGCGGTGGATTCCATCCCCGCGATCTTCGGGATCACCCAGGACCCGTTCCTGGTCTTCGCCGCCAACGCGTTCGCACTGATGGGGCTGCGGCAGCTCTACTTCCTGCTGGGCGGGCTCGTGGACAAGCTGGTGTACCTGTCGGTCGGCCTGGCGGCCATTCTCGGGTTCATCGGGATCAAGCTGGTCATCCACGCGCTGCACGCATACCACCTGGTGCCGGACTGGCTGGAGATCGGCAACTTCCTGTCTCTGGGTGTGATCGTCGTGATACTGGCGATCACCACTGTCGCCAGCCTGGCGAAGTCGAAGAAGGACGTGCAGGCCACCTCGGGTGGCTGA
- a CDS encoding alpha/beta fold hydrolase, with protein MRSIPRSRRIFLLICLVLVVPLAAGSFLWPVDEQPATAAPGITSRNVRIDVLDGPERQQRVQIDLRLYAPAETPAPAVVLAHGFGEDKSSMAAPARQLATRGFTVLTYSSRGFGHSTGKIALNSPAYEVTDARQILDWLARQPEVVSEDTDDPLVGVAGVSYGGALSLLLAGTDPRVDAIAPIMTYNDLTGALLPNSASSEPIPSATPGHGSFGDHGVFKETWAGLFFATGTRDSAPTEAFGNTGHSVADSRPSQGTAPPDSLPSDSAPSESAQPGIASSESAQPAPSSANPSSLPSPPASSSPASSPSASRAPQLGSAICGNFIAEVCAAYTELARTGTASQQTLGLLAAASPASVTDNIDVPTLLVQGQRDSLFGLAQADANARQIAAAGGEVKMIWYAGGHGGSGLAPSLWSRVGDWFAHYLHDPGAPEMPAPQAAFEYQVVAEQQPGEEATSRTVVASAYPGLQGQHTQRYSLPLHGAPTRVINPPGGRPTSTSSLPGTSMAPEAAEALDHRFATDIAGQVATFRTSPAEQQLLITGVPQTRLSVASVPGQASTGEAVLFAKLYDVGPDGHRELLGNGVAPLRITDLPADGTPVEVNVALPGMVHTLQAGHHLRLAVTTTDRAYTTPDTPAVHRIGLAGERAVSLPSVPGTSTTESAWPTAALTGMGAIVLMALLGWVAALVHRRVGTTIEAGLVDTPLAISGLGKSYRDKSTAVRDLSMRVERGQVVGLLGPNGAGKTTTLRMMLGLLRPSSGEVRVFGRRISPGSPVLARVGTFVEDPGLLPHLSGMNNLQSYWAATGRPEAHAHFEEVLHTVGLESAAEQPVSTYSHGMKQRLAIARAMLGLPDLLVLDEPTNGLDPPQIHRMREVLRRYASTGRAVLLSSHLLAEVEQTCTHVVVMHRGEHIAAGSIEEIVAHDGETTFRVDEPANAAATLRSLEGLGAVQADGNTVHAELGGHTAAVAVNALVAAGVSVNQVGPRRLEDAFLELLEEENR; from the coding sequence GTGCGTTCGATCCCCCGTTCCCGCAGGATCTTCCTGCTTATTTGCCTCGTTCTGGTTGTGCCCCTCGCCGCCGGTTCCTTCCTGTGGCCTGTCGACGAGCAGCCCGCGACGGCTGCTCCGGGCATCACCAGCAGGAATGTGCGGATCGACGTGCTGGACGGTCCGGAGCGACAGCAGCGTGTCCAAATCGACTTGAGGCTGTACGCCCCGGCGGAGACACCGGCGCCCGCCGTGGTGCTCGCGCACGGATTCGGCGAGGACAAGAGCAGCATGGCCGCCCCTGCCCGGCAATTGGCCACCCGCGGCTTCACCGTGCTGACCTATTCCTCGCGGGGCTTCGGTCACAGCACCGGTAAGATCGCGCTGAACTCGCCTGCGTACGAGGTCACCGACGCCCGCCAAATCCTCGACTGGCTTGCCCGGCAACCCGAGGTGGTCAGCGAGGACACGGACGACCCTCTGGTCGGGGTCGCCGGCGTCTCCTACGGTGGCGCGCTGAGCTTACTGCTGGCGGGGACCGATCCGCGGGTCGATGCGATCGCGCCCATCATGACCTACAACGATCTGACCGGGGCGCTGCTGCCGAACTCGGCCTCTTCCGAGCCGATCCCATCGGCAACTCCCGGACACGGTTCCTTCGGCGACCACGGAGTGTTCAAGGAGACATGGGCGGGGCTGTTCTTCGCCACCGGCACCCGCGACTCGGCTCCGACGGAGGCTTTCGGCAACACCGGGCATTCCGTGGCGGATAGCAGACCCTCCCAGGGGACCGCCCCGCCCGACAGCCTCCCGTCCGACAGTGCCCCCTCGGAAAGCGCCCAGCCCGGGATCGCCTCGTCCGAAAGCGCCCAGCCCGCACCTTCTTCAGCCAACCCGTCCTCTCTCCCCTCCCCTCCGGCTTCCTCTTCTCCGGCTTCTTCGCCCTCGGCTTCCCGAGCCCCGCAACTCGGCTCCGCGATTTGCGGGAACTTCATCGCCGAGGTCTGTGCCGCCTACACCGAACTGGCCCGCACCGGCACGGCCAGTCAGCAAACCCTCGGTCTGCTCGCCGCGGCGTCGCCTGCGAGTGTCACCGACAACATCGACGTGCCGACGCTGCTCGTGCAAGGACAGCGAGACTCACTGTTCGGCCTCGCCCAGGCCGACGCCAACGCGCGTCAGATCGCCGCGGCAGGCGGCGAGGTCAAGATGATCTGGTACGCAGGCGGACACGGCGGTTCGGGACTCGCCCCTTCCCTGTGGTCCCGCGTGGGTGACTGGTTCGCCCACTACCTCCACGATCCCGGTGCGCCCGAAATGCCCGCCCCTCAGGCAGCCTTCGAGTATCAAGTCGTCGCGGAACAGCAACCGGGCGAGGAAGCAACATCGCGCACCGTGGTCGCCTCCGCCTATCCCGGTCTGCAAGGACAGCACACACAACGCTATTCGTTGCCGCTGCACGGGGCACCGACCCGTGTGATCAACCCGCCAGGAGGCCGCCCCACCTCCACGAGCTCGCTGCCCGGTACCAGCATGGCGCCGGAGGCAGCCGAGGCGCTCGACCACCGATTCGCCACGGACATCGCCGGGCAGGTGGCGACCTTTCGCACCAGTCCCGCCGAGCAACAGCTACTGATCACCGGTGTTCCACAGACCCGGTTATCGGTGGCCTCCGTGCCCGGGCAGGCAAGCACGGGGGAGGCCGTCCTGTTCGCCAAGCTCTACGACGTGGGCCCGGACGGGCACCGTGAACTGCTCGGCAATGGTGTCGCACCGCTGCGCATCACCGACCTTCCCGCCGACGGCACGCCGGTCGAGGTCAACGTGGCCCTGCCCGGCATGGTGCACACCCTGCAAGCCGGACATCACCTCCGATTGGCGGTCACGACCACCGATCGTGCCTATACGACACCGGACACACCCGCCGTACACCGCATCGGTCTCGCGGGCGAGCGTGCCGTGTCGTTGCCTTCGGTCCCGGGCACGTCGACCACCGAATCGGCCTGGCCCACCGCGGCACTGACCGGCATGGGCGCGATCGTGCTGATGGCCTTGCTCGGCTGGGTGGCGGCACTCGTGCACAGGCGAGTCGGCACCACCATCGAGGCCGGCCTCGTCGACACTCCCCTGGCCATCTCCGGCCTGGGCAAGTCCTACCGGGACAAGTCGACCGCCGTACGAGATCTGTCGATGCGGGTCGAGCGCGGCCAGGTCGTCGGACTGCTCGGCCCCAACGGCGCGGGAAAAACCACCACGCTGCGGATGATGCTGGGGCTGCTTCGACCGAGCAGTGGCGAGGTCCGCGTCTTCGGACGCCGCATCTCGCCCGGGTCCCCGGTGCTCGCACGCGTCGGCACTTTCGTGGAAGATCCGGGTTTGTTACCGCACTTGTCCGGCATGAACAACCTTCAGTCCTACTGGGCGGCCACGGGCAGACCCGAAGCGCACGCGCATTTCGAGGAGGTCCTGCACACTGTCGGACTGGAATCGGCGGCGGAACAGCCGGTCAGCACCTACAGCCATGGCATGAAGCAGCGTCTGGCCATCGCCCGGGCGATGCTGGGGCTGCCCGACCTGCTCGTGCTCGACGAACCGACCAACGGCCTGGACCCGCCGCAGATCCATCGGATGCGCGAGGTTCTGCGGCGCTATGCGTCCACGGGCCGAGCCGTTCTGCTGTCCAGTCACCTGCTTGCCGAGGTCGAACAGACTTGCACCCACGTTGTGGTCATGCACCGGG